In one window of Canis lupus baileyi chromosome 12, mCanLup2.hap1, whole genome shotgun sequence DNA:
- the TENT5C gene encoding terminal nucleotidyltransferase 5C encodes MAEEGSTTRDCVSFSVLNWDQVSRLHEVLTEVVPIHGRGNFPTLELTLKDIVQTVRGRLEEAGIKVQDVRLNGSAAGHVLVKDNGLGCKDLDLIFHVALPTEAEFQLVRDVVLCSLLNFLPEGVNKLKISPVTLKEAYVQKLVKVCTDTDRWSLISLSNKNGRNVELKFVDSIRRQFEFSVDSFQIILDSLLFFYDCSSSPISEHVHPTVIGESVYGDFEEAFDHLQNRLIATKNPEEIRGGGLLKYSNLLVRDFRPTDQEEIKTLERYMCSRFFIDFPDILEQQRKLETYLQNHFAEEERSKYDYLMILRRVVNESTVCLMGHERRQTLNLISLLALRVLAEQNIIPNATNVTCYYQPAPYVSDGNFNNYYVAHPPVTYSQPYPTWLPCN; translated from the coding sequence atggcagaggagggcAGCACCACCAGGGACTGCGTGTCCTTCAGCGTCCTCAACTGGGATCAGGTCAGCCGGCTGCACGAGGTCCTGACCGAGGTCGTACCCATCCATGGACGAGGCAACTTTCCAACCTTGGAGCTAACCCTGAAGGACATCGTGCAGACCGTGCGCGGCCGGCTGGAGGAGGCAGGCATCAAGGTGCAGGACGTGCGGCTGAACGGCTCTGCGGCTGGCCACGTCCTGGTCAAAGACAACGGCCTGGGGTGCAAAGACCTGGACCTCATCTTCCACGTGGCTCTTCCCACGGAGGCGGAGTTCCAGCTGGTCAGAGATGTGGTGCTGTGCTCCCTTCTGAACTTCCTGCCTGAGGGTGTGAACAAGCTCAAAATCAGCCCCGTCACCCTGAAGGAGGCGTATGTGCAGAAACTGGTGAAGGTGTGCACGGACACGGACCGCTGGAGCCTGATCTCGCTGTCCAACAAGAACGGGAGGAACGTGGAGCTGAAGTTCGTCGACTCCATCCGGCGCCAGTTCGAGTTTAGCGTGGACTCCTTTCAGATCATCCTGGATTCCTTGCTCTTTTTCTACGACTGCTCCAGCAGCCCCATCTCCGAGCACGTCCACCCCACGGTGATCGGGGAGAGCGTGTATGGGGACTTCGAGGAGGCCTTCGACCACCTGCAGAACAGACTGATCGCCACCAAGAACCCCGAAGAGatccggggcggggggctgctcAAGTACAGCAACCTCCTCGTGCGGGACTTCCGGCCCACAGACCAGGAAGAGATCAAGACCCTAGAGCGTTACATGTGCTCCAGGTTTTTCATCGACTTCCCAGACATCCTCGAGCAGCAGCGGAAGCTGGAGACCTACCTTCAAAACCACTTTGCCGAGGAGGAGAGGAGCAAGTATGATTACCTCATGATCCTCCGCAGGGTGGTGAACGAGAGCACCGTGTGCCTCATGGGCCACGAGCGGAGGCAGACTCTGAACCTCATCTCCCTGCTGGCCTTGCGCGTGCTGGCAGAGCAGAACATCATCCCCAACGCCACCAACGTCACCTGTTACTACCAGCCGGCTCCCTACGTCAGCGACGGCAACTTCAACAACTACTACGTTGCCCATCCTCCAGTTACCTACAGCCAGCCATACCCTACCTGGCTGCCCTGTAACTAA